The following coding sequences are from one Vulpes vulpes isolate BD-2025 chromosome 12, VulVul3, whole genome shotgun sequence window:
- the ABITRAM gene encoding protein Abitram isoform X1, producing the protein MATEPAAAEPAVPSLVDRYFTRWYKAAQWHQPTGSFIILPDVKGKPCEDHCILQHSNRICVITLAESHPVLQSGKTIKSISYQISTNCSRLQNKVSGKFKRGAQFLTELAPLCKIYCSDGEEYTISSCVRGRLMEVNENILHKPSILQEKPSTEGYIAVVLPKFEESKSITEGLLTQKQYEEVMVKRINATTAPS; encoded by the exons ATGGCCACCGAGCCCGCGGCCGCGGAACCCGCCGTGCCGTCGCTCGTGGATCGTTACTTCACTCGCTGGTACAAAGCCG CACAGTGGCACCAGCCAACAGGCTCGTTCATCATTCTTCCAGATGTCAAAGGCAAACCCTGTGAGGACCACTGTATACTACAGCACTCCAACCG AATATGTGTCATCACATTAGCAGAATCTCATCCAGTTCTTCAAAGTGGGAAAACAATCAAAAGCATCTCCTATCAAATCAGTACTAACTGTAGCCGACTCCAGAACAAGGTCTCTGGGAAATTTAAGCGG GGGGCACAGTTTCTAACAGAGCTTGCACCTCTGTGTAAGATTTACTGTTCAGATGGAGAAGAATACACCATATCTAG ctgTGTTAGAGGACGGTTGATGGAAGTGAATGAAAACATTCTCCATAAGCCATCTATTCTTCAAGAGAAG CCATCCACCGAAGGCTACATTGCGGTTGTATTGCCCAAATTTGAAGAAAGTAAAAGCATAACAGAAGGGTTACTGACACAGAAACAGTATGAAGAAGTCATGGTGAAGCGCATTAATGCCACAACGGCTCCATCATGA
- the ABITRAM gene encoding protein Abitram isoform X2 has product MATEPAAAEPAVPSLVDRYFTRWYKADVKGKPCEDHCILQHSNRICVITLAESHPVLQSGKTIKSISYQISTNCSRLQNKVSGKFKRGAQFLTELAPLCKIYCSDGEEYTISSCVRGRLMEVNENILHKPSILQEKPSTEGYIAVVLPKFEESKSITEGLLTQKQYEEVMVKRINATTAPS; this is encoded by the exons ATGGCCACCGAGCCCGCGGCCGCGGAACCCGCCGTGCCGTCGCTCGTGGATCGTTACTTCACTCGCTGGTACAAAGCCG ATGTCAAAGGCAAACCCTGTGAGGACCACTGTATACTACAGCACTCCAACCG AATATGTGTCATCACATTAGCAGAATCTCATCCAGTTCTTCAAAGTGGGAAAACAATCAAAAGCATCTCCTATCAAATCAGTACTAACTGTAGCCGACTCCAGAACAAGGTCTCTGGGAAATTTAAGCGG GGGGCACAGTTTCTAACAGAGCTTGCACCTCTGTGTAAGATTTACTGTTCAGATGGAGAAGAATACACCATATCTAG ctgTGTTAGAGGACGGTTGATGGAAGTGAATGAAAACATTCTCCATAAGCCATCTATTCTTCAAGAGAAG CCATCCACCGAAGGCTACATTGCGGTTGTATTGCCCAAATTTGAAGAAAGTAAAAGCATAACAGAAGGGTTACTGACACAGAAACAGTATGAAGAAGTCATGGTGAAGCGCATTAATGCCACAACGGCTCCATCATGA